The Chitinophaga sp. H8 region TAATGCAGCCACACTGGGTAAGGTTATTCAATCCCTGGCAGCTTATCAGCCACATGTGATTGTAGTAAATGACGGGAGTACAGATAGTACGGCACAAATCCTGGATGGATTCCCTGATGTGCAACGTGTGGCGTATACCCCCAATAAAGGAAAAGGTATTGCATTGCGGGAGGGATTTGCTTATGCGCTGCGTAAGGGGTATGATTATGTAATTACAATGGATGCCGACGGGCAGCATTTTGCTGCAGATATCCCTGCTTTTCTGGAAAAGCTGGAAGAGGAAAAGAATGCGCTGATGATAGGGGCCAGGAATCTGCAACAGGAGAATATGCCCGGAAAAAACACATTTGCCAACAAATTTTCCAACTTCTGGTTTTATGTGGAAACGGGGATCAAAGCGCCTGATACACAGTCGGGCTACCGCTTATACCCTTTATACCTGATGCAGGATATGCGTTTTTGGTGCAACAAATATGAGTTTGAAATAGAGGTATTAGTGAGATGTGCCTGGAAAGGGATTAAAATTGACTGGGTGCCCATACAGGTGTATTATCCACCGGCGGAAGAAAGGGTATCCCACTTCCGGCCATTACGGGATTTTTCGCGTATCAGTGTATTGAACACGATACTGGTACTCATTACTTTTTTATATATCAAGCCAAGGGACTTTTTCCGTTTCCTGATCAAAGGGGATAACTGGAAAAAGATGTGGCATGAACAGTTGCTGAACAAACAGGAATCTAACTGGAAAAAATCATTGTCTATTGGC contains the following coding sequences:
- a CDS encoding DUF2062 domain-containing protein, whose protein sequence is MNQELNISVKPFHVTSAHLQAVANLRIAILVPTYNNAATLGKVIQSLAAYQPHVIVVNDGSTDSTAQILDGFPDVQRVAYTPNKGKGIALREGFAYALRKGYDYVITMDADGQHFAADIPAFLEKLEEEKNALMIGARNLQQENMPGKNTFANKFSNFWFYVETGIKAPDTQSGYRLYPLYLMQDMRFWCNKYEFEIEVLVRCAWKGIKIDWVPIQVYYPPAEERVSHFRPLRDFSRISVLNTILVLITFLYIKPRDFFRFLIKGDNWKKMWHEQLLNKQESNWKKSLSIGLGIFMGIIPLWGFQMMIAILLSVLFRLNKVLVIIAANISIPPMIPLIVFLSFITGRIWVGEDATGIIFSRNLTLEDVQNNILQYIYGSITLAVLAGLFAVLCSYVLLTVFRKKAVSN